From the Anoplopoma fimbria isolate UVic2021 breed Golden Eagle Sablefish chromosome 14, Afim_UVic_2022, whole genome shotgun sequence genome, one window contains:
- the tbx3a gene encoding T-box transcription factor TBX3a isoform X1 translates to MNFLMRDPVIQGSSMAYHPFLPHRGPEFAMSAMLGHQPPFFPALALPHGGSLSLPGALGKPIMDQLMGAAETGLHFSSLGHQAAAAHLRPMKTLEPEEEVEDDPKVHLEAKELWELFHKRGTEMVITKSGRRMFPPFKVRCTGLDKKAKYILLMDIVAADDCRYKFHNSRWMVAGKADPEMPKRMYIHPDSPATGEQWMSKVVNFHKLKLTNNISDKHGFVSSTNTILNSMHKYQPRFHIVRANDILKLPYSTFRTYVFPETDFIAVTAYQNDKITQLKIDHNPFAKGFRDTGNGRREKRKQLALQSMRSYEEQQKKENGASDDSSGEQASFKCFGQASSPAVSTAGPPHMKDFCDSDEDSDDESKDGHIKDGPDSSKISTTTKDGKDHEASPAKGHHPFSNTESAGRTRDSGPRTEKSLADSRQSPITVISSTTRSGEDLKSPSLEQPKTDECRSISKDSFMPLTVQTDSPHMGHGHMANFGFPTGLTGQQFFNHLGSAHPFLLHPSQFNMGGAFSNMAGMGPLLAAVSSGGVSTMDTTSMASPSQSLTGAPGLPFHLQQHVLASQGLAMSPFGGLFPYPYTYMAAAAAASSAAAAAASSAVHRHPFLNAVRPRLRYSPYSLPMTVPDSTLLTTAMPPMAGSGTELKVDGLIPASPASGGVALDSTSEVNSHSSTVSSGSVTLSPKTCTEKDAANELQSIQRLVSGLDSSLDGPRSGSP, encoded by the exons ATGAACTTCCTGATGAGAGACCCAGTCATACAGGGATCAAGTATGGCATATCATCCGTTTTTACCTCACCGGGGTCCGGAATTTGCCATGAGTGCAATGCTGGGTCACCAACCTCCCTTCTTCCCGGCTCTGGCTCTCCCTCACGGCGGCTCCCTCTCCCTGCCGGGCGCCCTGGGAAAGCCAATCATGGACCAGCTGATGGGAGCCGCGGAGACCGGGCTCCACTTCTCCTCGCTGGGGCACCAGGCTGCGGCCGCCCACCTCAGGCCTATGAAGACTCTGGAGCCCGAGGAAGAGGTGGAAGACGACCCCAAAGTTCACCTGGAAGCCAAGGAGCTTTGGGAACTCTTCCACAAGAGAGGCACCGAGATGGTGATCACAAAATCCGGAAG GCGGATGTTCCCCCCGTTCAAAGTGAGGTGCACTGGTCTGGACAAAAAGGCCAAATATATTCTCTTGATGGATATTGTTGCAGCCGACGACTGTAGATACAAATTTCATAACTCCCGCTGGATGGTGGCAGGGAAGGCCGACCCCGAAATGCCAAAGAGGATGTACATTCACCCGGACAGTCCAGCTACTGGTGAACAGTGGATGTCAAAAGTCGTCAATTTTCACAAACTCAAGCTGACAAATAACATATCCGACAAGCATGGATTTGTAAGTTCAACTAAT ACCATACTTAACTCGATGCACAAATATCAGCCTCGATTTCACATCGTGAGGGCCAACGATATTCTCAAACTCCCGTACAGTACCTTCAGGACTTACGTTTTTCCTGAAACGGATTTCATTGCCGTGACTGCTTATCAAAATGACAAG aTAACCCAGCTGAAAATTGACCATAATCCATTTGCAAAAGGATTCCGTGACACGGGCAATGGAAGACGGGAAAAGAG GAAACAGCTGGCTCTGCAATCCATGCGTTCATACGAGGAGCAGCAGAAAAAGGAGAACGGGGCTTCAGACGACTCCTCTGGAGAGCAGGCTTCCTTTAAGTGCTTCGGCCAGGCCTCGTCCCCTGCCGTGTCTACCGCGGGCCCCCCACACATGAAAG ATTTCTGCGACAGCGATGAGGACAGCGACGATGAGAGCAAAGATGGACACATCAAAGACGGTCCGGACTCCAGCAAGATTTCCACGACTACCAAGGACGGGAAGGATCACGAGGCGAGCCCAGCCAAGGGGCACCACCCGTTCAGTAACACTGAGTCTGCCGGCAGGACCCGCGACAGCGGTCCTAGGACTGAGAAAAGCCTGGCAGACTCCCGGCAGAGCCCCATCACCGTCATCTCCAGCACCACCCGCTCTGGAGAAGACCTCAAGAGCCCGAGTCTAGAACAACCCAAAACGGACGAGTGCAGGTCAATAAGCAAAGACAGTTTCATGCCTTTGACTGTTCAGACTGACAGCCCGCACATGGGCCACGGCCACATGGCCAATTTTGGATTTCCAACAGGCCTAACAGGACAACAGTTTTTCAATCACCTTGGGAGTGCGCATCCGTTTCTCTTGCACCCAAGTCAGTTCAACATGGGAGGCGCGTTCTCAAACATGGCGGGCATGGGGCCACTATTGGCTGCCGTGTCCTCGGGCGGGGTGAGCACCATGGACACGACGAGCATGGCATCGCCTTCGCAAAGCTTGACGGGAGCGCCAGGCCTGCCCTTCCATCTGCAACAACATGTCTTGGCATCACAG GGCCTCGCCATGTCTCCGTTCGGCGGTCTGTTCCCCTACCCGTACACCTACATGGCAGCAGCCGCAGCGGcctcctccgccgccgccgccgccgcctcctccgCGGTGCACCGGCACCCCTTCCTGAACGCAGTGCGACCCCGACTCAGGTACAGCCCTTACTCCCTCCCGATGACGGTACCGGACAGCACGCTGCTCACCACCGCGATGCCCCCCATGGCCGGCAGCGGAACCGAGCTGAAGGTGGACGGCCTGATCCCGGCCAGCCCAGCGTCCGGCGGCGTCGCCCTGGACTCCACGTCGGAGGTGAACAGTCACTCGTCCACCGTGTCCTCCGGCTCGGTGACTTTGTCCCCAAAAACTTGCACGGAGAAGGACGCGGCCAACGAGCTGCAGAGCATCCAGCGGCTGGTCAGCGGGCTCGACTCGAGTCTGGACGGGCCACGGAGCGGCTCCCCATAG
- the tbx3a gene encoding T-box transcription factor TBX3a isoform X2 yields the protein MNFLMRDPVIQGSSMAYHPFLPHRGPEFAMSAMLGHQPPFFPALALPHGGSLSLPGALGKPIMDQLMGAAETGLHFSSLGHQAAAAHLRPMKTLEPEEEVEDDPKVHLEAKELWELFHKRGTEMVITKSGRRMFPPFKVRCTGLDKKAKYILLMDIVAADDCRYKFHNSRWMVAGKADPEMPKRMYIHPDSPATGEQWMSKVVNFHKLKLTNNISDKHGFTILNSMHKYQPRFHIVRANDILKLPYSTFRTYVFPETDFIAVTAYQNDKITQLKIDHNPFAKGFRDTGNGRREKRKQLALQSMRSYEEQQKKENGASDDSSGEQASFKCFGQASSPAVSTAGPPHMKDFCDSDEDSDDESKDGHIKDGPDSSKISTTTKDGKDHEASPAKGHHPFSNTESAGRTRDSGPRTEKSLADSRQSPITVISSTTRSGEDLKSPSLEQPKTDECRSISKDSFMPLTVQTDSPHMGHGHMANFGFPTGLTGQQFFNHLGSAHPFLLHPSQFNMGGAFSNMAGMGPLLAAVSSGGVSTMDTTSMASPSQSLTGAPGLPFHLQQHVLASQGLAMSPFGGLFPYPYTYMAAAAAASSAAAAAASSAVHRHPFLNAVRPRLRYSPYSLPMTVPDSTLLTTAMPPMAGSGTELKVDGLIPASPASGGVALDSTSEVNSHSSTVSSGSVTLSPKTCTEKDAANELQSIQRLVSGLDSSLDGPRSGSP from the exons ATGAACTTCCTGATGAGAGACCCAGTCATACAGGGATCAAGTATGGCATATCATCCGTTTTTACCTCACCGGGGTCCGGAATTTGCCATGAGTGCAATGCTGGGTCACCAACCTCCCTTCTTCCCGGCTCTGGCTCTCCCTCACGGCGGCTCCCTCTCCCTGCCGGGCGCCCTGGGAAAGCCAATCATGGACCAGCTGATGGGAGCCGCGGAGACCGGGCTCCACTTCTCCTCGCTGGGGCACCAGGCTGCGGCCGCCCACCTCAGGCCTATGAAGACTCTGGAGCCCGAGGAAGAGGTGGAAGACGACCCCAAAGTTCACCTGGAAGCCAAGGAGCTTTGGGAACTCTTCCACAAGAGAGGCACCGAGATGGTGATCACAAAATCCGGAAG GCGGATGTTCCCCCCGTTCAAAGTGAGGTGCACTGGTCTGGACAAAAAGGCCAAATATATTCTCTTGATGGATATTGTTGCAGCCGACGACTGTAGATACAAATTTCATAACTCCCGCTGGATGGTGGCAGGGAAGGCCGACCCCGAAATGCCAAAGAGGATGTACATTCACCCGGACAGTCCAGCTACTGGTGAACAGTGGATGTCAAAAGTCGTCAATTTTCACAAACTCAAGCTGACAAATAACATATCCGACAAGCATGGATTT ACCATACTTAACTCGATGCACAAATATCAGCCTCGATTTCACATCGTGAGGGCCAACGATATTCTCAAACTCCCGTACAGTACCTTCAGGACTTACGTTTTTCCTGAAACGGATTTCATTGCCGTGACTGCTTATCAAAATGACAAG aTAACCCAGCTGAAAATTGACCATAATCCATTTGCAAAAGGATTCCGTGACACGGGCAATGGAAGACGGGAAAAGAG GAAACAGCTGGCTCTGCAATCCATGCGTTCATACGAGGAGCAGCAGAAAAAGGAGAACGGGGCTTCAGACGACTCCTCTGGAGAGCAGGCTTCCTTTAAGTGCTTCGGCCAGGCCTCGTCCCCTGCCGTGTCTACCGCGGGCCCCCCACACATGAAAG ATTTCTGCGACAGCGATGAGGACAGCGACGATGAGAGCAAAGATGGACACATCAAAGACGGTCCGGACTCCAGCAAGATTTCCACGACTACCAAGGACGGGAAGGATCACGAGGCGAGCCCAGCCAAGGGGCACCACCCGTTCAGTAACACTGAGTCTGCCGGCAGGACCCGCGACAGCGGTCCTAGGACTGAGAAAAGCCTGGCAGACTCCCGGCAGAGCCCCATCACCGTCATCTCCAGCACCACCCGCTCTGGAGAAGACCTCAAGAGCCCGAGTCTAGAACAACCCAAAACGGACGAGTGCAGGTCAATAAGCAAAGACAGTTTCATGCCTTTGACTGTTCAGACTGACAGCCCGCACATGGGCCACGGCCACATGGCCAATTTTGGATTTCCAACAGGCCTAACAGGACAACAGTTTTTCAATCACCTTGGGAGTGCGCATCCGTTTCTCTTGCACCCAAGTCAGTTCAACATGGGAGGCGCGTTCTCAAACATGGCGGGCATGGGGCCACTATTGGCTGCCGTGTCCTCGGGCGGGGTGAGCACCATGGACACGACGAGCATGGCATCGCCTTCGCAAAGCTTGACGGGAGCGCCAGGCCTGCCCTTCCATCTGCAACAACATGTCTTGGCATCACAG GGCCTCGCCATGTCTCCGTTCGGCGGTCTGTTCCCCTACCCGTACACCTACATGGCAGCAGCCGCAGCGGcctcctccgccgccgccgccgccgcctcctccgCGGTGCACCGGCACCCCTTCCTGAACGCAGTGCGACCCCGACTCAGGTACAGCCCTTACTCCCTCCCGATGACGGTACCGGACAGCACGCTGCTCACCACCGCGATGCCCCCCATGGCCGGCAGCGGAACCGAGCTGAAGGTGGACGGCCTGATCCCGGCCAGCCCAGCGTCCGGCGGCGTCGCCCTGGACTCCACGTCGGAGGTGAACAGTCACTCGTCCACCGTGTCCTCCGGCTCGGTGACTTTGTCCCCAAAAACTTGCACGGAGAAGGACGCGGCCAACGAGCTGCAGAGCATCCAGCGGCTGGTCAGCGGGCTCGACTCGAGTCTGGACGGGCCACGGAGCGGCTCCCCATAG